In Pseudomonadota bacterium, a single genomic region encodes these proteins:
- the rpsG gene encoding 30S ribosomal protein S7 translates to MARRRVAAKRTILPDPKYGSEQLAKFVNMLMIDGKKSVAENIVYGALDDIAEKRGGDPLEVLDAALEAVRPVVEVKSRRVGGATYQVPVEVRPTRRNTLAMRWIIDAARSRGEMSMVRRLAGELLDASESRGSAVRKREDTHRMAEANKAFSHFRW, encoded by the coding sequence ATGGCCAGAAGAAGAGTTGCGGCAAAGCGGACAATCCTTCCAGACCCCAAGTATGGAAGTGAGCAGCTTGCCAAGTTCGTCAATATGCTGATGATCGACGGCAAGAAGTCCGTGGCTGAAAATATCGTCTATGGGGCGCTGGACGACATTGCTGAAAAGCGCGGTGGTGACCCGCTTGAGGTTCTGGATGCCGCACTTGAAGCCGTTCGGCCGGTGGTCGAGGTGAAGTCCCGGCGCGTGGGTGGTGCCACCTATCAGGTGCCGGTGGAGGTTCGCCCGACGCGACGCAACACGCTGGCTATGCGTTGGATCATCGATGCTGCTAGATCTCGTGGTGAGATGTCCATGGTTCGTCGGTTGGCCGGTGAGCTGTTGGATGCGTCCGAGAGTCGTGGTTCCGCAGTGAGAAAACGAGAAGACACCCATCGTATGGCTGAGGCCAACAAGGCGTTTTCGCATTTCCGCTGGTAA
- the fusA gene encoding elongation factor G, whose translation MSRTTPIERYRNIGIMAHIDAGKTTTTERILFYTGISHKIGEVHDGAAVMDWMEQEQERGITITSAATTCFWSGMAKQFPEHRINIIDTPGHVDFTIEVERSLRVLDGAVAVFCAVGGVEPQSETVWRQANKYSVPRMAFVNKMDRVGADFLRVVGQVGSRLGANAVPLQLPIGAEEDFKGVVDLVTQKAIYWDDETMGVSFSEEEPPVEMADQVAEYREALLEAAAEANDEFMEKYLEHGELSEDEIREGIRARTLANELVPVLCGTAFKNKGVQAMLDAVIRYMPSPVDVPPVKGLEPDGDVELERRPMDDEPFSALAFKIATDPFVGTLTFVRVYSGVLASGDSVMNPNKGKRERIGRLLQMHANTRQEIKEVRAGDIAAVVGLKQVVTGETLCDMGSPVVLERMEFPDPVISVAVEPKTKADQEKMGLALQKLAQEDPSFRVRTDEESGQTIISGMGELHLEIIVDRMRREFKVEANVGNPQVAYREAIRAAVEQEGKFVRQSGGRGQYGHVWLRLEPLERGSGYEFVNEIVGGVIPKEYIPAVDKGVQEQLGNGVIAGFPLVDVKVTLYDGSFHDVDSSEMAFKIAGSMALKEGVKKAQPALLEPIMKVEVVTPEDYMGDVMGDLNRRRGLVQGMEDGPSGKVIRADVPLSEMFGYATDLRSQTQGRANYSMEFAKYAEAPANVAEAVIKKAS comes from the coding sequence GTGTCACGCACAACGCCGATTGAGCGCTACCGAAACATAGGCATCATGGCTCACATCGATGCCGGAAAGACGACGACTACTGAGCGTATCCTTTTCTATACGGGTATTTCCCACAAGATTGGGGAAGTTCACGACGGCGCTGCCGTGATGGATTGGATGGAGCAGGAGCAAGAACGGGGTATCACGATTACCTCTGCGGCGACCACCTGCTTTTGGTCCGGGATGGCCAAGCAGTTTCCAGAGCATCGAATCAATATTATCGATACGCCTGGTCACGTCGACTTTACGATCGAGGTTGAGCGCTCCTTGCGTGTGCTTGATGGTGCCGTGGCCGTGTTTTGTGCGGTGGGTGGTGTTGAGCCGCAATCGGAAACAGTTTGGCGTCAAGCTAACAAGTATTCCGTGCCTCGCATGGCTTTTGTTAACAAGATGGACCGCGTTGGTGCCGATTTCCTGCGGGTCGTTGGTCAGGTGGGCAGTCGTTTGGGCGCGAATGCCGTCCCGCTGCAGTTGCCGATCGGTGCTGAAGAGGATTTTAAGGGTGTTGTCGATCTCGTAACCCAGAAGGCGATTTATTGGGACGACGAAACCATGGGGGTCAGCTTCTCCGAAGAAGAGCCGCCAGTCGAGATGGCCGATCAAGTCGCCGAGTATCGTGAAGCGCTTCTTGAGGCGGCAGCCGAAGCCAATGACGAGTTCATGGAAAAGTACCTTGAGCACGGGGAGTTGTCAGAAGACGAGATTCGGGAAGGTATTCGCGCCCGAACCCTGGCAAACGAGCTTGTTCCGGTTTTGTGTGGGACCGCCTTTAAGAATAAGGGCGTTCAAGCCATGTTAGATGCGGTCATTCGTTATATGCCGTCTCCAGTCGACGTTCCTCCGGTCAAGGGCTTGGAGCCTGACGGTGATGTCGAGCTTGAGCGTCGTCCGATGGACGATGAGCCGTTTTCGGCGCTGGCGTTTAAGATCGCTACCGATCCTTTTGTTGGCACGCTGACCTTTGTGCGTGTCTACTCCGGGGTTCTCGCGTCTGGGGATTCCGTGATGAACCCCAATAAAGGTAAGCGTGAGCGAATCGGTCGTTTGTTGCAAATGCACGCCAACACCCGTCAGGAAATCAAGGAAGTGCGCGCCGGCGATATCGCCGCTGTGGTCGGGTTAAAGCAGGTCGTCACCGGGGAAACTCTGTGCGACATGGGGTCGCCTGTTGTTCTGGAGCGTATGGAGTTTCCGGATCCTGTTATTTCGGTTGCGGTTGAGCCGAAAACGAAGGCTGACCAGGAAAAAATGGGTTTGGCGCTGCAGAAGCTGGCCCAGGAAGACCCGTCCTTCCGAGTGCGTACAGACGAAGAGTCGGGTCAGACGATCATCTCCGGTATGGGTGAGCTTCACCTTGAGATTATCGTTGATCGTATGCGCCGTGAATTTAAGGTGGAGGCCAACGTTGGTAACCCGCAGGTTGCTTACCGTGAGGCGATTCGCGCTGCCGTTGAGCAAGAAGGTAAGTTTGTTCGTCAGAGTGGTGGTCGGGGTCAGTACGGTCATGTTTGGCTTCGCTTGGAGCCCCTGGAGCGCGGTTCGGGTTATGAGTTTGTCAATGAGATCGTCGGCGGGGTTATTCCTAAGGAGTATATCCCCGCTGTAGATAAGGGTGTTCAGGAGCAGCTCGGCAATGGGGTTATCGCCGGATTTCCCTTGGTCGACGTCAAGGTTACGTTGTACGACGGTTCCTTCCATGATGTCGACTCCTCTGAGATGGCGTTCAAAATCGCTGGTTCCATGGCCCTCAAAGAGGGCGTAAAGAAGGCGCAGCCCGCGCTTCTCGAACCGATTATGAAGGTCGAGGTGGTCACGCCAGAGGACTACATGGGTGACGTGATGGGCGACTTGAATCGTCGTCGCGGGCTGGTGCAGGGAATGGAGGACGGTCCGTCCGGTAAGGTTATACGCGCCGACGTACCCCTGTCCGAGATGTTCGGTTATGCGACTGATTTGCGTTCTCAGACGCAAGGAAGAGCAAATTATTCAATGGAGTTCGCCAAGTACGCCGAGGCACCGGCGAATGTGGCTGAGGCTGTGATCAAGAAGGCCTCGTGA
- the tuf gene encoding elongation factor Tu, whose amino-acid sequence MSKGKFERTKPHVNVGTIGHVDHGKTTLTAALTKVLAEQHGGEFKAYDQIDNAPEERARGITIATAHVEYESDARHYAHVDCPGHADYVKNMITGAAQMDGAILVVSAADGPMPQTREHILLSRQVGVPYIVVFLNKADMVDDAELLELVEMEVRELLDTYEFPGDDTPIVVGSALKALEGDSSDIGVPAILKLVAAMDDYIPTPERAVDGDFLMPVEDVFSISGRGTVVTGRVERGIVKVGDEVEIVGIRDTTKTTVTGVEMFRKLLDQGQAGDNVGVLLRGTKRDDVERGQVLCKPGSIKPHTGFEAEVYVLTKEEGGRHTPFFNGYRPQFYFRTTDVTGAVTLPEGTEMVMPGDNVKVEVKLIAPIAMEEGLRFAIREGGRTVGAGVVSKIIE is encoded by the coding sequence GTGTCGAAGGGAAAATTTGAGCGTACCAAGCCGCATGTAAATGTGGGGACGATTGGTCACGTGGACCATGGTAAGACGACGTTGACGGCGGCGCTGACGAAGGTGCTGGCTGAGCAGCACGGTGGTGAGTTCAAGGCGTACGATCAGATTGACAATGCGCCGGAAGAGCGGGCTCGTGGTATTACGATTGCGACGGCGCACGTGGAATACGAATCGGATGCGCGGCACTACGCGCACGTCGACTGCCCGGGTCACGCGGATTATGTGAAGAACATGATCACGGGTGCGGCGCAGATGGACGGAGCGATTTTGGTGGTTTCGGCGGCTGACGGTCCGATGCCGCAAACGCGAGAGCACATTTTGCTGTCGCGTCAGGTGGGTGTTCCCTACATTGTCGTGTTTTTGAACAAGGCTGACATGGTGGACGACGCGGAACTTCTGGAGCTGGTTGAGATGGAAGTTCGCGAGCTCTTGGATACCTATGAGTTTCCGGGTGACGACACCCCCATTGTAGTGGGTAGTGCGCTGAAGGCGCTGGAAGGCGACAGCTCGGATATCGGTGTTCCGGCCATATTGAAATTGGTTGCGGCCATGGATGATTACATCCCCACGCCGGAGCGTGCGGTGGATGGTGATTTCCTGATGCCGGTGGAAGATGTCTTTTCCATTTCCGGGCGTGGCACCGTGGTGACGGGTCGTGTGGAGCGGGGCATTGTCAAGGTCGGCGATGAAGTCGAGATTGTGGGTATCCGCGACACCACCAAGACCACCGTGACGGGGGTGGAGATGTTTCGGAAGTTGCTGGATCAGGGACAGGCGGGCGACAACGTGGGTGTGTTGCTGCGTGGTACCAAGCGCGACGATGTGGAGCGTGGGCAGGTGCTGTGTAAGCCGGGTTCGATCAAGCCGCATACGGGTTTTGAAGCGGAAGTGTACGTACTGACCAAAGAAGAAGGTGGTCGTCACACGCCGTTTTTCAATGGTTATCGTCCGCAGTTTTATTTTCGGACGACGGACGTGACGGGGGCGGTGACGTTGCCTGAAGGCACCGAGATGGTGATGCCAGGGGACAACGTCAAAGTGGAAGTGAAGTTGATAGCCCCGATTGCGATGGAAGAAGGTTTACGGTTTGCGATTCGCGAAGGCGGCCGCACCGTAGGCGCCGGCGTCGTCTCCAAAATCATCGAGTAA
- the rpsJ gene encoding 30S ribosomal protein S10, with amino-acid sequence MANQRIRIRLKSFDHRLIDKSTLEIVETAKRTGAQVKGPIPLPTRKERFTVLISPHVNKDARDQYEIRTHKRLMEIIDPTDKTVDALMRLDLAAGVDVQLKLY; translated from the coding sequence ATGGCAAATCAACGTATTCGTATTCGTTTGAAAAGTTTCGATCATAGGTTGATCGATAAGTCTACGCTGGAGATCGTCGAAACGGCGAAGCGGACCGGGGCGCAGGTCAAGGGGCCGATTCCGCTCCCGACTCGCAAAGAGCGCTTTACGGTTTTGATTTCCCCACACGTCAACAAGGACGCGCGGGATCAGTATGAAATCCGAACGCACAAGCGCTTGATGGAAATTATTGACCCTACCGACAAAACGGTGGACGCGTTGATGCGCCTTGATTTGGCGGCAGGTGTCGACGTCCAATTGAAACTTTATTGA
- the rplC gene encoding 50S ribosomal protein L3, whose protein sequence is MALGLVGRKRGMTRVFTPEGESIPVSVIEVTPNRVTDVRTEDKDGYSAVQVTAGSRRASRISRPVAGQFAKAGVEAGRGFWEFRLSQEQGTDLAPGSEITVDIFSEGDDVDVTGTSIGKGFAGVVKRHNFRTQDASHGNSLSHRAPGSIGQNQTPGRVFKGKRMAGHLGAVRTTTKNLKVVRVDVEKNILLVKGAIPGAKGGDVIVRPAVNKSKG, encoded by the coding sequence ATGGCGCTCGGATTAGTTGGTCGGAAACGCGGAATGACTCGGGTGTTCACGCCAGAAGGTGAGTCCATTCCGGTCAGTGTAATCGAGGTTACCCCGAACCGTGTGACAGATGTTCGCACGGAGGATAAAGACGGTTATTCGGCAGTGCAGGTTACGGCCGGATCTCGCCGGGCCAGTCGCATCAGCCGCCCGGTCGCGGGTCAGTTTGCCAAAGCTGGCGTCGAAGCGGGCAGAGGCTTTTGGGAGTTTCGGCTTTCGCAAGAGCAGGGCACCGATTTGGCCCCAGGCTCTGAAATAACCGTTGATATCTTTTCTGAAGGTGACGACGTGGATGTGACCGGGACGTCGATCGGAAAAGGCTTCGCCGGGGTCGTCAAGCGCCATAATTTTCGGACGCAAGACGCTTCTCATGGTAACTCGCTGTCCCATCGGGCGCCTGGGTCGATCGGTCAGAACCAAACGCCGGGGCGGGTCTTTAAAGGCAAGCGGATGGCGGGGCACTTAGGTGCCGTGAGAACGACTACTAAGAACTTAAAAGTCGTTCGCGTCGATGTTGAGAAGAACATCCTGTTGGTAAAAGGCGCGATTCCTGGTGCGAAAGGTGGTGACGTGATTGTGCGTCCTGCGGTCAATAAGAGTAAGGGTTGA
- the rplD gene encoding 50S ribosomal protein L4, translating into MELKALDGDVSIQVADSVFDVVLKEPLIHQVVVAYLAGGRAGTRAQKNRAAVRGGGAKPWRQKGTGRARAGTIRSPLWRSGGVTFAAQPRDHGQKVNRKMYRGAMRSILAELVRQERLDVVERLGVSEAKTKALDSKLKELGFRGGLIVVGPEDEQLALAARNLKGVDLMLAAQLNPAALVGAEKVLMTVDAVRVIEEWLG; encoded by the coding sequence ATGGAGCTCAAAGCGCTTGATGGTGACGTATCCATCCAGGTGGCGGATTCGGTGTTCGACGTTGTGCTCAAGGAGCCGCTCATTCACCAAGTTGTGGTGGCTTACTTGGCGGGCGGCCGAGCCGGGACTCGCGCACAGAAAAATCGTGCAGCGGTTCGAGGCGGTGGAGCCAAGCCTTGGAGGCAGAAGGGTACTGGTCGCGCGCGCGCCGGGACGATTCGTAGCCCGTTATGGCGCTCTGGCGGCGTTACGTTTGCGGCTCAACCGCGGGATCACGGTCAAAAAGTCAACCGTAAGATGTACCGGGGCGCGATGCGCTCCATCCTCGCGGAACTTGTTCGTCAGGAGCGCCTCGATGTCGTTGAGCGCTTGGGTGTTAGCGAAGCCAAGACCAAAGCGCTGGATTCAAAGCTCAAAGAGCTTGGTTTCCGTGGCGGCCTTATTGTGGTCGGTCCCGAGGATGAGCAGCTGGCGCTGGCGGCGCGTAATTTGAAAGGTGTCGATTTGATGCTGGCTGCTCAGTTGAACCCGGCGGCATTGGTCGGCGCGGAGAAAGTTCTGATGACAGTTGACGCCGTTCGTGTCATTGAGGAGTGGTTGGGATGA
- the rplW gene encoding 50S ribosomal protein L23 — translation MSEERLLQVLLGPHVSEKSTNVGDAHNQVVFKVRTDATKSEIKQAVETLFKVTVTGVTVANVKGKRKRFGRMAGVRKGWKKAYVRVAQGGEIDFLSVS, via the coding sequence ATGAGCGAAGAAAGATTGCTTCAGGTACTCCTTGGGCCGCACGTCTCCGAGAAGAGTACAAACGTGGGCGACGCTCATAACCAAGTGGTGTTTAAGGTGCGTACCGATGCCACCAAGTCCGAGATTAAGCAGGCGGTTGAAACGCTGTTTAAAGTGACGGTTACAGGTGTCACTGTTGCCAATGTGAAAGGTAAACGTAAACGGTTCGGCCGCATGGCGGGCGTACGGAAGGGCTGGAAGAAAGCGTATGTTCGAGTCGCTCAAGGCGGCGAGATCGATTTTCTTTCGGTTTCTTAA
- the rplB gene encoding 50S ribosomal protein L2, protein MAVVKAKPTSAGRRFVVKVRTDGLHKGGPYQPLVDKQSRSGGRNNQGRITCRHKGGGHKQRYRIVDFRRNKDGVPGVVERLEYDPNRNAHIALVLYADGERRYILAPKNVASGSSIVSGQDAPIQPGNALPLRNIPVGTVVHAVELKPRKGAQLARSAGTYAQIVAREGAYATLRLRSGEMRKVLLECRATVGEVGNAEHNLRSLGKAGAKRWLGVRPTVRGVAMNPVDHPHGGGEGRTSGGRHPVTPWGVPTKGYKTRKTKRTDSMIVRRRKAR, encoded by the coding sequence ATGGCAGTCGTCAAGGCAAAACCCACATCCGCGGGCCGGCGTTTCGTCGTCAAGGTTCGTACGGACGGCCTTCACAAAGGTGGGCCCTACCAACCGCTGGTCGACAAGCAGTCGCGTAGCGGTGGTCGTAACAATCAGGGGCGTATCACCTGTCGACACAAAGGCGGCGGGCACAAGCAACGCTACCGCATTGTTGACTTTAGACGGAACAAAGATGGGGTGCCGGGCGTCGTAGAGAGGCTGGAGTACGATCCGAACAGAAACGCGCATATCGCCTTAGTGCTGTACGCTGATGGTGAGCGTCGATACATTTTGGCGCCTAAGAATGTCGCTTCCGGGTCCTCCATTGTTTCAGGTCAAGATGCACCGATTCAGCCAGGTAACGCGTTACCCCTGAGAAACATTCCGGTCGGTACAGTCGTTCATGCGGTTGAGCTGAAGCCGCGCAAGGGAGCGCAGTTGGCTCGCAGCGCGGGCACTTATGCGCAAATCGTGGCGCGAGAAGGTGCCTACGCAACGTTGCGGTTGCGTTCCGGGGAAATGCGAAAGGTGCTCTTGGAATGTCGCGCCACCGTCGGGGAAGTCGGGAATGCTGAGCACAACCTTCGCTCTCTGGGTAAAGCGGGTGCGAAGCGATGGTTAGGCGTCCGGCCGACGGTCCGAGGTGTCGCGATGAACCCGGTTGATCATCCACATGGTGGTGGTGAGGGGCGTACGTCCGGTGGACGGCATCCCGTGACCCCGTGGGGTGTGCCGACCAAAGGGTACAAAACGCGGAAAACCAAGCGTACGGACAGCATGATCGTGCGTCGTCGGAAGGCCAGGTAA
- the rpsS gene encoding 30S ribosomal protein S19: protein MPRSIRKGPFVDHHLAKKVHETQESRTKRPIKTWSRRSMVTPEMVGLTIAVHNGRQHVPVLISENMVGHKLGEFAPTRTFKGHVADKKSR from the coding sequence ATGCCGCGTTCAATTCGAAAGGGTCCTTTCGTTGACCATCATTTGGCAAAGAAGGTGCACGAGACCCAGGAGTCGCGGACCAAACGTCCGATCAAAACGTGGTCTCGCAGGTCGATGGTCACACCGGAGATGGTGGGCCTGACCATTGCGGTTCATAACGGTCGTCAGCATGTCCCGGTTTTGATATCCGAGAATATGGTTGGCCACAAACTGGGCGAGTTTGCTCCCACGCGCACCTTCAAAGGGCACGTTGCGGACAAGAAATCGCGCTGA
- the rplV gene encoding 50S ribosomal protein L22 has product MQVAAKLKHARISPQKCRLVANEIRGLPVDRALQTLSFSPKKAARIMKKVVESAIANAEHNEGADIDELKVARVCVDEGPTMKRFHARARGRGSRILKRTSHITVTVADE; this is encoded by the coding sequence ATGCAAGTTGCCGCCAAGTTGAAGCACGCGCGTATTTCACCACAGAAATGTCGGTTGGTCGCGAATGAGATTCGGGGGTTGCCGGTGGACAGGGCTTTGCAGACGCTCAGCTTCAGTCCAAAGAAGGCTGCTCGAATCATGAAGAAGGTTGTTGAGTCTGCTATCGCAAACGCGGAACACAATGAAGGCGCGGATATTGATGAGCTTAAGGTGGCTCGTGTCTGCGTCGACGAAGGTCCGACGATGAAGCGGTTCCACGCCCGCGCCAGAGGTCGTGGTTCTCGAATTCTAAAGCGTACCAGTCACATTACTGTGACGGTTGCAGACGAGTAA
- the rpsC gene encoding 30S ribosomal protein S3 yields MGQKVNPIGIRLGIVRDWASTWYAEGREFANYLNQDMEVRDFIRKRLSNASVSQIKIERPARTAQITIHTARPGIVIGKKGEDIDRLRRDVAELMGVPTQINVEEVRKPELDAQLVAESVAQQLEKRIMFRRAMKRAVGNAMRLGAQGIKIQVSGRLNGAEIARTEWYREGRVPLHTLRADVDYAIAEARTTYGVIGVKVWVFKGEVFHSDGAAAGSTKEQAKAKEA; encoded by the coding sequence ATGGGACAGAAAGTCAACCCGATAGGTATTCGACTCGGAATTGTTCGCGACTGGGCATCCACCTGGTATGCGGAGGGGCGTGAGTTTGCGAACTATCTCAATCAAGATATGGAAGTTCGCGATTTTATCCGCAAAAGGTTGTCGAATGCGTCGGTAAGCCAAATTAAGATCGAACGTCCTGCGCGTACGGCTCAAATCACGATTCATACCGCGCGGCCCGGTATTGTGATCGGGAAAAAAGGTGAGGACATCGACCGGCTTCGTCGCGACGTAGCGGAGTTAATGGGTGTGCCTACGCAGATCAACGTCGAAGAGGTTCGTAAGCCCGAGCTTGACGCTCAGTTGGTTGCGGAAAGTGTCGCGCAGCAGCTTGAGAAAAGAATCATGTTCCGGCGGGCCATGAAACGGGCGGTTGGTAACGCCATGCGCTTGGGTGCCCAAGGGATCAAGATCCAGGTATCCGGCCGTTTGAATGGTGCGGAAATTGCGCGAACCGAGTGGTATCGGGAAGGCCGCGTGCCGCTTCATACGCTTCGGGCGGATGTCGACTATGCGATTGCGGAGGCGCGCACCACCTACGGTGTCATTGGGGTTAAGGTTTGGGTGTTCAAGGGTGAGGTTTTTCACTCTGACGGTGCTGCAGCCGGTTCGACAAAAGAACAGGCTAAGGCAAAGGAGGCCTAA
- the rplP gene encoding 50S ribosomal protein L16, whose translation MLQPKRTKYRKQQKGRNRGLATRGSRVNFGEYGLKTVERGRVTARQIEAARRAINRHVKRGGKVWIRIFPDVPVTTKPIEVRMGKGKGNVDYWVAKVQPGRVLYEMEGVSEELAREAFRLAAAKLPVKCVFVSRTVA comes from the coding sequence ATGTTGCAGCCGAAGCGTACGAAGTACCGAAAGCAACAGAAAGGACGCAATCGCGGGTTGGCGACACGAGGTAGTCGCGTCAATTTTGGCGAGTATGGTCTCAAGACCGTAGAGCGTGGCCGCGTGACGGCACGTCAGATTGAGGCGGCCCGTCGCGCGATCAATCGCCACGTCAAACGAGGCGGAAAAGTTTGGATTCGCATTTTCCCAGACGTGCCTGTCACCACGAAGCCAATCGAGGTTCGGATGGGTAAAGGAAAGGGCAACGTTGATTATTGGGTGGCGAAAGTGCAGCCGGGTCGGGTGCTCTACGAAATGGAAGGTGTCAGCGAAGAGTTGGCCCGCGAAGCGTTTCGTTTGGCTGCTGCCAAGCTGCCCGTTAAGTGTGTGTTCGTCAGTCGGACGGTAGCGTAA
- the rpmC gene encoding 50S ribosomal protein L29 — protein sequence MRASELREKTIAELRDELLKLRREQFTLRMQSATGQLNQVHEFSRVRKGIARVKTVMTEKHAKGEAK from the coding sequence ATGAGAGCGAGCGAGTTGAGAGAGAAAACGATCGCTGAGCTTCGCGATGAATTGCTGAAGCTGCGACGGGAGCAGTTTACTTTGCGGATGCAATCGGCAACGGGGCAACTTAATCAAGTTCACGAGTTCTCGCGAGTTCGAAAAGGCATTGCCCGGGTCAAGACCGTCATGACCGAAAAACATGCCAAAGGTGAGGCGAAATGA
- the rpsQ gene encoding 30S ribosomal protein S17, with translation MSEQPKSKRTLIGRVVSNKMDKTITVQIERRVKHPIYGKYVRRSTKLRAHDAENICGTGDLVRVVECRPISKSKTWALVDIVEKRDSAG, from the coding sequence ATGAGCGAACAACCGAAGAGCAAGCGCACGCTGATTGGCCGCGTCGTCAGCAACAAGATGGATAAAACCATCACGGTTCAGATAGAAAGGCGTGTTAAGCATCCTATTTACGGGAAATACGTGCGCCGGTCCACAAAATTGCGCGCTCATGATGCAGAGAATATTTGTGGGACGGGCGATTTGGTTCGCGTCGTGGAGTGTCGTCCGATCTCCAAGTCCAAGACTTGGGCGTTGGTTGATATTGTGGAAAAACGCGATAGTGCCGGTTGA
- the rplN gene encoding 50S ribosomal protein L14, which produces MIQMQTELGAADNSGARRLMCIKVLGGSRRRYANIGDVIKVTVKDAIPRGRVKKGEVYNAVVVRTRKGVRRPDGSLIRFDGNAAVLLNNQLQPVGTRIFGPVTRELRSERFMKIVSLAPEVL; this is translated from the coding sequence ATGATTCAGATGCAAACAGAACTCGGTGCGGCCGATAACAGCGGCGCACGGCGCCTTATGTGCATCAAAGTACTGGGCGGTTCTCGCCGACGGTATGCAAATATTGGCGACGTCATTAAGGTGACAGTTAAAGACGCGATCCCGCGTGGTCGGGTCAAAAAGGGTGAAGTTTACAATGCCGTCGTCGTGCGCACCCGTAAGGGGGTGCGGCGTCCTGACGGTTCGTTAATTCGATTCGATGGCAACGCAGCGGTCCTTTTGAATAACCAGCTTCAGCCTGTGGGCACCCGAATTTTCGGGCCGGTAACACGTGAGCTTCGCTCTGAGCGATTTATGAAAATAGTTTCGCTCGCACCTGAAGTGCTCTGA
- the rplX gene encoding 50S ribosomal protein L24 has product MNKIKRGDDVIVTTGKDAGRRGRVLRVLPNDRVVVENVNLVKKHVRPNPNQGVAGGIVEQERSIHVSNVMLFNPSTKKGDRVGIRTLADGRRVRYFKSDGEVVDV; this is encoded by the coding sequence ATGAACAAAATCAAACGTGGTGACGACGTCATCGTGACAACTGGAAAGGACGCGGGGCGCCGAGGCCGTGTTCTGCGGGTATTACCGAACGATCGCGTTGTCGTTGAGAACGTGAATCTGGTCAAGAAGCACGTTCGACCTAACCCGAATCAAGGTGTCGCGGGTGGAATTGTGGAGCAAGAGCGGTCGATTCATGTCTCGAATGTGATGCTGTTCAACCCTTCCACTAAGAAAGGCGACCGGGTGGGTATCCGTACGTTGGCTGATGGACGTCGAGTTCGCTATTTCAAGTCCGACGGCGAAGTCGTGGACGTATAA
- the rplE gene encoding 50S ribosomal protein L5 produces MPRLQELYADTIAAQLKERLALENSMEIPRLAKITLNMGLGEAVSDKKVIEHALGDMAQISGQKPVVTRARQSIAGFKIRDGWPIGCKVTLRRDRMYEFLDRLISIAIPRIRDFRGCNPRAFDGRGNYSFGVNEQIIFPEIDYDKIDTLRGMDITVTTTARNDEQGRALLEAFGFPFRN; encoded by the coding sequence ATGCCTAGATTGCAAGAACTGTACGCCGACACAATAGCTGCCCAACTCAAAGAGCGTTTGGCGCTAGAGAACTCTATGGAGATTCCTCGGCTGGCCAAAATTACGCTCAATATGGGTCTTGGTGAGGCCGTTTCGGATAAGAAGGTTATCGAGCATGCGCTCGGCGACATGGCGCAGATTTCGGGGCAGAAGCCCGTCGTCACGCGCGCCCGGCAGTCTATTGCCGGCTTTAAGATTCGAGACGGCTGGCCCATCGGCTGCAAAGTGACTCTGCGTCGTGATCGCATGTACGAATTTTTGGACCGGCTTATTTCCATCGCGATTCCCCGAATTCGGGATTTTCGTGGATGTAATCCTCGTGCGTTCGATGGGCGAGGTAACTATTCGTTCGGGGTAAATGAGCAGATCATTTTCCCGGAGATCGATTACGACAAGATCGATACCTTGCGGGGCATGGATATTACCGTGACGACTACGGCCCGTAACGATGAGCAGGGTCGGGCATTATTGGAAGCTTTTGGCTTCCCATTCCGGAACTGA